A window of Candidatus Bathyarchaeota archaeon contains these coding sequences:
- a CDS encoding Mut7-C RNAse domain-containing protein: MKFLADGMLGKLARWLRMLGQDVSYSTQLGDNELLGLAKAEGRVLLTKDLELYKRAVTRGLEAFYVEGKTEVERLAEVTKRYSVDLAVDMDKANCPICNTPLKASPKEQLKDKLEPNTYLHYDRFWHCPNCGQVYWQGAHWKQITNTLTQAHQKKLCV, translated from the coding sequence GTGAAGTTCCTAGCAGATGGTATGCTGGGGAAACTTGCGCGTTGGTTACGGATGCTTGGACAAGACGTCAGCTACTCCACACAATTAGGCGATAATGAGTTGTTGGGGTTGGCTAAGGCGGAGGGCAGGGTTTTGTTGACGAAGGATTTGGAGCTCTACAAGCGCGCGGTGACGCGGGGCTTGGAGGCTTTCTACGTTGAGGGTAAAACTGAGGTAGAGCGGCTGGCGGAGGTTACCAAACGGTACAGCGTCGATTTAGCGGTGGATATGGATAAAGCGAACTGCCCAATCTGCAACACACCGCTGAAAGCATCGCCTAAAGAGCAACTTAAAGACAAATTAGAACCCAACACCTACCTTCACTACGACAGGTTCTGGCATTGCCCCAACTGTGGACAAGTCTACTGGCAAGGAGCACACTGGAAACAAATCACAAACACACTAACACAAGCACATCAAAAAAAGCTCTGCGTCTAG
- a CDS encoding DNA-directed RNA polymerase subunit K, which translates to MQEKTISVGPPKITRFEKARIVGARALQISMGAPILVDAEENTNPIDIAVTELDAGILPITIRRTLPDGTFQDIPLKWLS; encoded by the coding sequence ATGCAAGAAAAAACAATCAGTGTAGGACCCCCAAAAATTACTCGCTTCGAGAAAGCACGCATAGTCGGCGCACGCGCCTTGCAGATCTCGATGGGAGCACCAATCTTGGTTGATGCAGAAGAAAACACAAACCCAATCGACATAGCCGTAACAGAACTCGACGCAGGCATCTTGCCGATTACCATACGCAGAACTCTGCCAGACGGCACCTTCCAAGATATACCCCTAAAATGGCTTTCTTAA
- a CDS encoding CBS domain-containing protein: MSEIGLRTKMLVRDVMSSPVVTIDEDETANKAAANMDMKDLGAVIVQNKAGKSIGIITERDLVKRVVAKNLKPDTVKAKEIMTTPLVTIEPEASITDAARRMTRLDIRRLGVIYKGNLAGIISSKDILGVMPELIEIMQERQRIEGSARVEDTEEVPLSGYCDRCNTYSESLKERNGQNICDECRIELEQEK; encoded by the coding sequence ATGTCTGAAATTGGATTAAGAACAAAAATGCTAGTAAGAGACGTCATGAGCAGCCCCGTCGTAACCATAGACGAGGATGAAACCGCCAACAAAGCAGCCGCAAACATGGATATGAAAGATTTAGGCGCAGTCATAGTCCAAAACAAAGCAGGCAAATCCATAGGCATCATCACCGAACGCGACCTCGTAAAACGAGTGGTAGCAAAAAACCTCAAACCCGACACGGTGAAAGCTAAAGAAATCATGACCACTCCGTTAGTCACTATCGAGCCTGAGGCATCCATCACTGACGCGGCAAGACGCATGACAAGGCTGGACATTAGAAGACTTGGCGTCATCTACAAAGGTAACCTCGCAGGCATAATTTCAAGCAAAGACATCCTCGGCGTGATGCCTGAGTTAATTGAAATCATGCAGGAAAGACAACGCATCGAAGGCTCAGCAAGAGTGGAAGACACCGAAGAGGTGCCGCTTTCAGGTTACTGCGACCGATGCAACACCTACTCAGAGAGCCTCAAAGAACGCAACGGACAAAACATCTGCGACGAATGCCGCATCGAACTCGAACAAGAAAAGTAA
- a CDS encoding PIN domain-containing protein encodes MNCNYIIDAYAWIEYFKASKQGETAKQYIENENAVTPTIVVSEISRKLSQQIQLGKETKEGSIKRLDFILDTSRIVDLDFETSAAVGKIIEELGSQIKDWSLADLIILCTARSLSGKVVTGDEHFRKVKDALFIKE; translated from the coding sequence ATGAACTGTAACTACATCATCGACGCCTACGCTTGGATAGAATACTTCAAAGCTTCAAAACAGGGTGAAACCGCAAAGCAATACATAGAGAATGAAAACGCCGTAACACCAACCATCGTTGTCTCAGAAATCAGCAGAAAACTAAGTCAACAAATCCAACTTGGAAAAGAAACAAAAGAAGGCAGCATAAAGCGTTTAGATTTTATTCTAGACACAAGCAGAATCGTTGACTTGGACTTTGAAACCTCAGCCGCAGTGGGAAAAATCATTGAAGAACTAGGGAGTCAGATAAAGGATTGGAGCTTGGCCGATTTAATCATTCTTTGCACTGCACGCAGCTTGTCGGGGAAAGTTGTAACAGGCGATGAACACTTCCGTAAAGTGAAAGATGCACTTTTCATAAAAGAGTAA
- a CDS encoding replication factor C small subunit: MATSEEALMWVEKYRPKTLDEVVGLKDIVESLKAFMKNPKTMPHLLFAGVPGTGKTTLALAIAHTLYGPNWKSFTLELNASDERGIDTVRDRIKDFSRYSRTGFGGDIPFALIILDECDQMTGPAQTALRRIMEVGSRTSRFILICNQSSKIIEPIQSRCAIFRFSRVDKQAMKEHLICIAKKEGYTLVPEAADRIVDFSEGDLRHAINSLQTASAYKEGVIDEKTVALVIGEASPMLVQKMIRKALYGDFMEARKTMYDIMGNFGFSGTEIIRQIQREIFKMSDLTAEQKAELSEVIGEYDFRLTEGANTDIQLSALLAQFAKFGKSIEESYAETK, translated from the coding sequence ATGGCAACATCCGAAGAAGCACTTATGTGGGTAGAGAAGTACCGCCCCAAAACGCTTGACGAAGTCGTCGGCTTAAAAGATATAGTCGAAAGCCTCAAAGCATTCATGAAAAACCCCAAAACCATGCCCCACCTCCTTTTCGCAGGCGTTCCAGGCACAGGAAAAACCACCCTCGCACTCGCCATCGCCCACACCCTTTACGGGCCGAATTGGAAAAGCTTCACGCTGGAGCTCAACGCCTCAGACGAACGCGGCATCGACACCGTCCGAGACCGCATCAAAGACTTCAGCCGTTACAGCCGAACAGGCTTTGGCGGAGACATCCCCTTCGCCTTAATTATCCTCGACGAATGCGACCAAATGACAGGCCCAGCCCAAACCGCCCTGCGCCGCATTATGGAAGTTGGCAGCCGCACCAGCCGATTTATCCTCATCTGCAACCAATCCAGCAAAATCATCGAACCCATCCAAAGCCGCTGTGCCATATTCCGCTTCAGCCGCGTAGACAAACAGGCCATGAAAGAGCACCTCATTTGTATCGCTAAAAAGGAGGGCTACACGCTTGTGCCCGAAGCTGCCGACCGAATCGTAGACTTTTCTGAAGGCGACTTAAGGCATGCCATAAACTCGCTGCAAACTGCTTCAGCTTACAAGGAAGGCGTCATCGACGAGAAAACAGTGGCGCTTGTCATCGGCGAAGCCAGCCCCATGCTAGTCCAAAAAATGATTAGAAAAGCGCTCTACGGGGACTTTATGGAGGCACGTAAAACCATGTACGACATAATGGGTAACTTCGGTTTTTCAGGCACAGAAATCATACGGCAAATACAGCGTGAAATCTTCAAAATGTCGGATTTAACCGCTGAACAGAAAGCCGAACTCTCAGAAGTCATCGGTGAATACGACTTCCGCTTAACTGAAGGTGCAAACACCGACATCCAACTTAGCGCACTCCTCGCCCAGTTTGCCAAGTTCGGAAAAAGTATAGAGGAAAGTTATGCAGAAACAAAGTGA
- the metW gene encoding methionine biosynthesis protein MetW: MNPTEFKTFANWITTGASVLDLGCGDGELLAYLTRERQVHAQGIELNEDAILRCVKEGLSVFQQDIDTGLSEYADNSFDYVILNQTLQQVKKPDFALQEALRVGKKVIVGIPNFAHYKARARIFFRGRVPVTASLPYQWYDTPNLHFLSLADFKDYCKTKHITVQRAFFRTDNRQVKLLPNLLAEYGYFLLSKT, translated from the coding sequence ATGAACCCAACTGAATTCAAAACCTTCGCCAACTGGATCACCACGGGCGCTTCGGTGTTGGATTTGGGCTGCGGCGACGGCGAACTCTTAGCGTACCTAACGCGCGAGAGGCAGGTGCATGCGCAGGGTATCGAGTTAAATGAGGACGCTATTCTGCGCTGCGTCAAAGAGGGGTTAAGCGTTTTTCAACAGGACATCGACACGGGACTTTCCGAGTACGCCGACAACTCGTTTGACTACGTCATCCTCAACCAGACCTTGCAGCAGGTCAAAAAACCCGACTTCGCCCTCCAAGAGGCCTTGCGTGTTGGCAAGAAAGTCATCGTCGGCATCCCCAACTTTGCCCACTACAAAGCCCGCGCCAGAATATTCTTCCGCGGACGCGTCCCCGTCACCGCATCGTTGCCCTACCAGTGGTACGACACGCCGAACCTTCATTTTTTGAGCTTAGCTGACTTCAAAGACTACTGCAAAACCAAACACATAACAGTGCAACGTGCCTTTTTCAGAACCGACAACAGGCAAGTCAAGCTCCTGCCCAACCTGTTAGCGGAATACGGCTATTTTTTGCTCTCCAAAACATGA
- a CDS encoding homoserine O-acetyltransferase, with amino-acid sequence MTPQSQQTQTYTFDELTLESGEKLSPVTLAYETYGKLNPDKTNTILILHALTGDAHAAGQGGWWSNLIGEGKAIDTTKYYVICSNVLGGCKGSTGPSSINPKTGKPYGIDFPLITISDIVNAQRHLIDHLGINKLLSVIGGSMGGMQVLQWMTSYPKRIRSAIPIATTMKHTPQQIAFNEVGRQAIMADPDWHSGNYYDHSIPAKGLAIARMIGHITYMSDASMAEKFGRKFRADRAPFKFGADFEVEGYLHNRGDTFVRRFDANSYLYITKAIDYFNILNGHSLNSIFRGLSAKVLVIAFKSDWLYPTYQSQEIVKACKLSGVDASYCEVNSTYGHDAFLLETEQESQLIGNFLNSVCNGKGAQTP; translated from the coding sequence ATCACACCCCAAAGCCAACAAACCCAAACCTACACCTTCGACGAGTTAACGCTTGAGTCAGGCGAAAAACTATCCCCCGTCACGCTTGCCTACGAAACCTACGGCAAACTCAACCCAGACAAAACCAACACCATCCTCATCTTACACGCCCTCACAGGGGACGCCCACGCTGCAGGCCAAGGCGGCTGGTGGAGCAACCTCATCGGCGAAGGCAAAGCCATCGACACCACCAAGTACTATGTTATTTGCAGTAACGTTTTAGGCGGCTGCAAAGGCTCCACAGGACCATCTTCAATTAACCCGAAAACTGGCAAGCCGTATGGCATAGACTTCCCCCTAATCACCATCAGCGACATCGTAAACGCCCAACGTCACCTCATCGACCACCTCGGCATCAACAAGCTACTCTCAGTCATCGGCGGCTCCATGGGCGGCATGCAGGTACTACAGTGGATGACATCTTACCCAAAACGCATCCGCTCGGCGATACCAATTGCAACTACAATGAAACACACACCCCAACAGATCGCCTTCAACGAAGTCGGACGCCAAGCAATCATGGCTGACCCCGACTGGCACAGCGGCAACTACTACGACCACAGCATCCCAGCCAAAGGGCTTGCAATCGCCCGCATGATTGGGCACATAACCTACATGAGTGACGCTTCGATGGCTGAAAAGTTCGGCCGCAAATTCCGCGCGGATAGGGCGCCGTTCAAGTTCGGGGCAGACTTCGAAGTCGAAGGCTACCTCCACAACCGAGGCGACACCTTTGTACGGCGATTTGACGCTAACAGCTACCTCTACATCACCAAAGCCATCGACTACTTCAACATCCTAAACGGCCACAGCCTCAACAGCATCTTTCGGGGGTTAAGCGCCAAAGTGTTGGTCATCGCCTTCAAATCCGACTGGCTCTACCCAACCTACCAATCACAGGAAATCGTTAAAGCCTGCAAACTCAGCGGGGTAGACGCCAGCTACTGCGAAGTCAACAGCACCTACGGACACGACGCCTTCCTTTTAGAAACGGAGCAGGAAAGCCAACTCATAGGCAACTTCCTAAACAGCGTCTGCAACGGCAAAGGAGCACAAACACCATGA
- the thsB gene encoding thermosome subunit beta, with protein MVLKEGSNRSRGREAQHSNIMAAKVVAESVRSALGPKGMDKMLVDNFGDVTITNDGRTILDEMDIQHPAAKMMVEVAKTQDKEAGDGTTSSVIVAGELLSRAEELIDKNIHPTVIIEGYKLAAQKALATLDKIAIPIDLKKPDYLKKVAITTMGSKIVSEHKEYLADITVKAMLAAAENQGDSYKVDVDDVKVEKKTGESLADTALINGIVLDKEIVHSGMPKRVEKAKIALLDASLENEKPELDAKLNIENPAQIEAFLKQEEAMLKAMVEKIASTGANVVICQKGIDDMAQHFLARKGIVAVRRAKKSDMEKLARATGGKIISNIDALSASDLGEAKLVEERKTGDDKMTYIEGCKNPKSVTILIRGGNQRLTAEAERSIHDALCVIKDLLEDPRVVAGGAAPEMELASVLKKYAQTLPGREQFAVRVFAESLETIATAIAENAGLDPVELLTQLRASHEKNQTWAGINVAEGKVSDMTKLNVYEPLAVKKQIIKSATEAASMILKIDDVISVAKMKAPPMPPGGGMPGGGMGMGGMGGMPGGMM; from the coding sequence ATGGTTCTCAAAGAAGGCTCAAACCGCAGCCGCGGCAGAGAAGCCCAACACAGCAACATAATGGCTGCCAAAGTTGTCGCTGAAAGCGTCCGAAGCGCACTCGGCCCCAAAGGCATGGATAAGATGCTGGTCGACAACTTCGGCGATGTAACAATCACAAACGACGGCAGAACCATCCTTGACGAGATGGATATTCAACATCCAGCCGCCAAGATGATGGTTGAAGTCGCCAAAACCCAAGATAAAGAAGCAGGCGACGGGACAACCAGCAGCGTCATCGTTGCAGGTGAACTGCTCAGCCGCGCAGAAGAACTCATAGACAAAAACATCCACCCCACAGTTATTATTGAAGGCTACAAGTTAGCGGCACAGAAAGCCCTTGCAACACTTGACAAAATCGCCATACCCATTGATTTAAAGAAACCTGATTACCTCAAAAAAGTCGCCATAACCACCATGGGCAGCAAAATTGTTTCTGAACACAAAGAATACCTTGCTGATATAACCGTTAAAGCGATGCTTGCCGCCGCTGAAAATCAAGGCGACAGCTACAAAGTAGACGTCGATGACGTTAAAGTGGAAAAGAAAACAGGAGAATCACTCGCCGACACAGCCCTAATCAACGGTATCGTTTTGGATAAAGAAATAGTACACAGCGGCATGCCCAAACGTGTCGAAAAAGCAAAAATCGCCCTGCTGGACGCTTCACTAGAAAACGAGAAACCAGAACTCGACGCAAAACTCAACATAGAAAACCCCGCCCAAATCGAAGCTTTCCTTAAACAGGAAGAAGCAATGCTCAAAGCCATGGTTGAAAAAATCGCTTCAACAGGCGCAAACGTGGTTATCTGCCAAAAAGGCATAGATGACATGGCTCAGCATTTCTTGGCAAGAAAAGGCATAGTTGCGGTACGAAGAGCCAAAAAATCTGACATGGAAAAACTTGCCCGCGCCACAGGTGGAAAAATCATCTCGAACATCGACGCCCTTTCAGCCTCTGACCTCGGTGAAGCCAAACTTGTAGAAGAACGCAAGACAGGCGACGACAAAATGACCTATATCGAGGGCTGCAAGAACCCAAAATCCGTCACCATACTCATCCGAGGCGGAAACCAACGCTTAACCGCAGAGGCAGAACGCTCAATCCACGATGCACTATGCGTCATCAAAGACCTGCTTGAAGACCCCCGTGTAGTTGCGGGTGGTGCAGCTCCCGAAATGGAGTTAGCCAGTGTTCTCAAAAAGTATGCTCAAACTTTACCTGGCAGAGAACAGTTTGCTGTACGAGTGTTTGCTGAAAGCCTCGAAACCATAGCAACTGCCATCGCTGAAAACGCAGGATTAGATCCCGTTGAGTTACTTACTCAGCTTCGTGCAAGCCACGAGAAGAACCAAACATGGGCAGGCATAAACGTAGCTGAAGGCAAAGTCTCTGACATGACTAAACTAAACGTTTACGAGCCGCTCGCAGTCAAAAAACAAATCATAAAATCAGCCACAGAAGCAGCATCCATGATACTCAAAATCGACGACGTCATCTCCGTAGCAAAGATGAAAGCTCCTCCGATGCCACCAGGAGGAGGCATGCCAGGCGGCGGAATGGGCATGGGCGGAATGGGTGGAATGCCGGGAGGCATGATGTAG
- a CDS encoding helix-turn-helix domain-containing protein yields MDPPCEIIGKYVLPIFRSMLAKELVQKHHLSQTAAAKKLGTTQAAVSQYLSSKRAYKGMEHVEEFLPKIRVMAAETAEKLVNKEISAGDVTVDFCRLCSTFCRNNPSLAVDGPDFSI; encoded by the coding sequence ATGGATCCCCCATGCGAAATAATCGGCAAATACGTCCTACCCATCTTCCGCTCAATGCTAGCCAAAGAACTAGTCCAAAAGCACCACCTTTCTCAAACAGCGGCAGCAAAAAAGCTTGGTACAACACAAGCGGCTGTGAGTCAGTATTTGAGTTCTAAACGGGCTTACAAGGGCATGGAGCATGTGGAAGAGTTTCTGCCTAAGATTAGGGTTATGGCGGCGGAGACGGCTGAGAAATTGGTGAATAAGGAGATTAGTGCGGGGGATGTTACGGTTGATTTTTGTCGGTTGTGTTCGACTTTTTGCAGAAACAACCCTTCGTTGGCTGTTGATGGTCCTGATTTTTCCATCTGA
- a CDS encoding O-acetylhomoserine aminocarboxypropyltransferase/cysteine synthase, with amino-acid sequence MTQKRIDTIAVHAGQESPDPATGARAVPIYQTASYVFKSPEHAANLFALKELGNIYTRLMNPTTDVFEKRVAAIEGGTGALAVASGQAAISLALLTITQVGDEIVSANNLYGGTYELFHYTFPKLGRKVIFVDSSKPEEFKKAITPKTRAIYAETIGNPKLDVPDFQTIAKIAHEAGIPFVVDNTVGVGLIAPIEHGADITVLSATKYIAGNGSSLGGVIVDSGKFSWNNGKFPEFTEPDPAYHGVKYWDAFGNFPGLGNVALVFKARVQLLRDVGPALSPFNAWLFIQGLETLPLRQRRHSENALKVAQFLESHPLVSWVNYPGLPTHPNHKIAEKYLRGNYGGLVGFGVKGGLDAGKRLIKSVKLFSHLANIGDTKSLIIHPASTTHQQLTAEEQQATGVTADYIRLSIGIEDPADIIEDLDQALKASATT; translated from the coding sequence ATGACCCAAAAAAGAATAGACACCATCGCCGTCCACGCAGGCCAGGAATCACCTGACCCAGCAACCGGCGCACGGGCTGTCCCCATCTACCAAACAGCCTCATACGTATTCAAAAGCCCCGAGCATGCAGCAAACCTCTTCGCACTCAAAGAACTCGGAAACATTTACACACGCCTCATGAACCCCACAACCGACGTTTTCGAAAAGCGTGTTGCGGCCATCGAGGGTGGAACAGGCGCGTTGGCGGTGGCTTCGGGTCAAGCGGCAATCTCTTTGGCGCTGTTAACAATTACGCAAGTGGGTGACGAAATCGTTTCCGCCAACAACCTCTACGGCGGAACCTACGAACTCTTCCACTACACCTTCCCCAAACTCGGCAGAAAAGTAATATTCGTGGACTCATCCAAACCTGAAGAGTTCAAAAAAGCCATCACTCCAAAAACCCGCGCCATCTACGCCGAAACCATCGGTAACCCCAAACTCGACGTTCCAGACTTCCAAACCATAGCAAAAATTGCTCATGAAGCAGGCATCCCCTTCGTCGTAGACAACACTGTTGGCGTCGGCTTAATCGCCCCCATCGAACACGGCGCAGACATAACCGTGCTTTCCGCAACCAAATACATCGCTGGGAACGGCTCAAGCCTCGGCGGCGTCATCGTAGACAGCGGCAAATTTAGTTGGAACAACGGTAAATTCCCAGAATTCACCGAACCCGACCCCGCCTACCACGGCGTCAAATACTGGGATGCATTCGGCAACTTCCCCGGTTTGGGCAACGTGGCTTTGGTCTTCAAAGCACGGGTGCAGTTGCTGCGCGATGTGGGTCCCGCTTTAAGCCCTTTCAACGCTTGGCTGTTCATTCAGGGATTAGAAACCTTGCCGCTTCGGCAACGTAGACACAGCGAAAACGCCCTCAAAGTCGCCCAATTCCTAGAATCGCATCCACTGGTCAGCTGGGTAAACTATCCAGGTCTGCCAACCCACCCTAATCATAAAATCGCCGAAAAATATCTTCGAGGCAACTACGGTGGACTTGTAGGTTTTGGTGTGAAAGGTGGCTTAGACGCAGGCAAACGGTTAATCAAGTCTGTGAAGCTGTTTTCACATCTGGCAAACATAGGCGACACAAAAAGCCTCATCATCCACCCTGCCTCAACCACCCACCAGCAACTCACCGCAGAGGAACAGCAAGCTACAGGCGTAACAGCAGACTACATCCGCCTCTCCATCGGCATAGAAGACCCAGCAGACATAATCGAAGACCTCGACCAAGCCCTCAAAGCCTCAGCGACCACATAA
- a CDS encoding dihydroorotase family protein, translating into MIVDSVLTNAKAYLKGQITDCCIAIEEGKIQKIGKETHMPQADEKTDLHNLLVLPGLIDEHVHLRDEGRAYKEDFASGTAAAAAGGFTTVLDMPNNEPVTMSAQSLRNRMQLAQRRLLVNVGFYSEFPKTFPEIKEIVSGGAVGFKLFMGNQTGGVNVDDDSALKEALKEVAGQKVPVAVHAEDRTMLAANEAKLKKAQKTAPADYLRAHTEEVELKAVQRVLKLIEGTDVQLHFCHISTKGALEAIAGAKKASKAVTCEVTPNHLMLSSDDLQRYGSLVIMAPPLRDRLQVEALWRGLEDGAVDTLGSDHAPHTLEEKMASSVWDVKAGIPGLEVTLPLILTMVRKRRLTLNQVVSLLAEKPAEIYGLTDRGRLEAGKAADLTIIDYNYQFKIEAAKFKTKAKFSPYNGWEVNGKVAKTIVNGTVVYEDGEIIAKGGVGGIVRGGTR; encoded by the coding sequence TTGATAGTTGATTCTGTACTCACTAACGCCAAAGCCTACCTAAAAGGCCAAATCACCGACTGTTGCATAGCCATCGAAGAAGGCAAAATCCAAAAAATCGGCAAAGAAACCCACATGCCCCAAGCAGACGAAAAAACGGATTTGCACAACCTGCTGGTTCTACCGGGATTGATTGATGAGCATGTGCATCTACGGGATGAGGGCAGGGCTTACAAAGAAGACTTCGCTTCAGGAACCGCGGCTGCTGCGGCTGGCGGCTTTACCACCGTCTTAGACATGCCTAACAACGAGCCCGTAACCATGAGTGCCCAAAGCCTTAGAAATCGCATGCAACTTGCACAGCGAAGGCTTCTGGTCAACGTAGGATTCTACTCCGAGTTTCCCAAAACGTTCCCAGAAATCAAAGAAATCGTCTCAGGGGGCGCGGTTGGGTTCAAACTTTTCATGGGCAACCAAACGGGCGGCGTAAACGTTGACGACGACTCAGCCCTAAAAGAAGCCCTCAAAGAGGTTGCTGGTCAAAAGGTGCCAGTCGCCGTCCACGCCGAAGACCGCACAATGCTGGCAGCCAATGAGGCGAAACTCAAGAAAGCTCAAAAAACGGCGCCAGCCGACTACCTGCGAGCCCACACAGAAGAGGTTGAGTTGAAAGCGGTTCAACGTGTCCTCAAACTCATAGAGGGAACGGATGTGCAACTGCATTTCTGTCACATCTCCACCAAAGGCGCGCTCGAAGCGATTGCAGGAGCAAAAAAAGCAAGCAAAGCGGTCACCTGCGAGGTTACCCCTAACCATCTGATGCTATCAAGTGATGATTTGCAAAGATATGGCTCATTGGTGATTATGGCTCCGCCCCTGCGTGACCGACTTCAAGTCGAGGCGCTCTGGCGCGGTTTAGAAGACGGTGCCGTGGACACTTTGGGCTCAGACCACGCACCCCACACGCTAGAAGAAAAGATGGCAAGCAGCGTCTGGGATGTCAAGGCAGGTATCCCCGGTTTAGAGGTTACTTTACCACTGATTTTAACGATGGTGCGAAAGAGGCGATTGACGCTTAACCAAGTTGTATCGCTTCTTGCTGAGAAACCCGCAGAAATCTACGGCTTAACCGACCGAGGCCGCCTCGAAGCAGGCAAAGCCGCAGACCTAACCATAATCGACTACAATTACCAATTCAAAATCGAAGCAGCCAAATTCAAAACCAAAGCCAAATTCTCCCCCTACAACGGCTGGGAAGTCAACGGCAAAGTCGCCAAAACCATCGTCAACGGCACAGTTGTCTACGAAGACGGCGAAATCATCGCGAAGGGCGGCGTTGGCGGAATCGTACGGGGAGGCACCCGGTGA
- a CDS encoding Glu/Leu/Phe/Val dehydrogenase encodes MSETPNALNVALSHLKLASEKLNLDDGLQKMLSHAKRSITVSMDIHLDDGSVGVFNGIRVQHWDARGPFKGGIRFYPDVTVEDVTALAMLMTWKCAIADIPFGGAKGGICVDSKQLSKLELERLTRRYVSLMFEYLGPHRDIPAPDLYTDAQTMAWIMDTYSQLKGYRVPEAVTGKPVEIGGSWGRTEATGRGVVHCVKQAAANKGLKLGGALVAIQGFGNVGYHAGVAADEIGCRVVAISDSSGGIYCADGLNPQAVLAHKEQTGSIQNYKGCRNITNQELLELQCDILIPAALENQITSQNADKIKAKLVAEAANEPTTPEADRILNEKEICLIPDILANSGGVTVSYFEWVQNLTREQWPLEVVNRKLEEKMTKAFNDVEAVVAREESDMRTGALMLGVGRVANAIKTLGLWP; translated from the coding sequence ATGTCCGAAACACCCAACGCGTTAAACGTAGCACTTTCTCACCTTAAACTCGCATCAGAAAAACTCAACTTAGACGACGGCTTACAAAAAATGCTAAGCCACGCCAAACGCTCCATAACCGTAAGCATGGACATCCACCTCGACGACGGCTCGGTAGGCGTCTTCAACGGCATCCGCGTTCAGCACTGGGACGCCCGCGGCCCCTTCAAAGGCGGCATCCGCTTCTACCCCGACGTAACAGTCGAAGACGTAACCGCGCTTGCGATGCTGATGACTTGGAAATGCGCCATAGCCGACATACCCTTCGGTGGCGCTAAAGGCGGCATATGTGTGGACAGCAAACAACTCAGCAAACTCGAACTTGAACGCCTAACCCGCCGATACGTCAGCCTCATGTTCGAATACCTCGGGCCACACCGCGACATCCCCGCACCCGACCTCTACACTGACGCACAAACCATGGCTTGGATAATGGACACCTACAGCCAACTCAAAGGCTACCGCGTCCCCGAAGCTGTAACAGGCAAACCGGTGGAGATCGGCGGTTCATGGGGCAGAACCGAAGCCACAGGCAGAGGCGTTGTCCACTGTGTCAAGCAGGCCGCAGCTAACAAGGGACTAAAACTCGGCGGTGCTTTGGTTGCAATTCAGGGATTTGGCAACGTCGGTTACCATGCAGGGGTGGCTGCTGACGAAATCGGCTGCAGAGTAGTGGCGATTAGCGATAGTTCAGGCGGTATCTATTGTGCTGATGGTTTAAATCCGCAGGCGGTGTTGGCGCATAAAGAGCAGACGGGGTCAATTCAGAACTATAAGGGCTGTAGAAACATAACTAATCAAGAACTGCTGGAACTTCAATGTGACATCCTCATCCCCGCGGCGCTGGAAAACCAAATAACCAGCCAAAACGCGGATAAAATCAAAGCAAAGCTGGTGGCTGAAGCCGCCAACGAACCCACCACACCCGAAGCGGACCGAATCCTCAACGAGAAAGAAATCTGCCTTATACCCGACATCTTAGCTAACAGCGGCGGAGTCACCGTGAGCTACTTTGAGTGGGTGCAGAATCTCACGCGGGAGCAGTGGCCGCTTGAAGTCGTCAACCGCAAATTGGAGGAAAAGATGACTAAAGCGTTTAATGATGTGGAGGCGGTTGTTGCAAGGGAAGAAAGCGACATGCGTACAGGTGCGTTGATGCTGGGCGTGGGCAGAGTGGCAAACGCGATTAAGACGCTTGGATTGTGGCCTTGA